The following coding sequences are from one Primulina eburnea isolate SZY01 chromosome 15, ASM2296580v1, whole genome shotgun sequence window:
- the LOC140814326 gene encoding trans-resveratrol di-O-methyltransferase-like has product MALSGTEEESSTHELLNAHAQVWNHMFKFILPMSLKCAIELNIPYIIKNHGKPMTLSELTGALLINKGKSHGIRRLMRVLVHSKFFIKVDIKDENGQNEGYWLTPSSNLLLKDSPLCVTPFLQLVLEPDLMKPWNSMSEWLADDRVTAFETTHDLTFWEQAKSVTSVNELFNEAMKSDTQFLSHVMLKDCEKLFEGVESLVDVGGGTGTMAKAIADAFPEMKCTVLDLPHVVSGLEGVSNLIYVAGDIFEAIPAADVVLLKSILHNWNDEACIKILKKCREAIPGKENGGKVIVIDIVLGYNEEDDTMKEDQLFQDMTMMLYLNGKERSEKEWEKVFTDAGFSSYKITPALGVRSIIEVYP; this is encoded by the exons ATGGCATTGTCCGGTACTGAAGAAGAGTCCAGTACTCATGAGCTTCTTAATGCTCATGCTCAAGTTTGGAATCACATGTTCAAATTCATATTGCCCATGTCACTCAAATGTGCGATTGAATTGAATATACCATATATCATCAAGAATCATGGCAAGCCAATGACCCTTTCTGAATTAACAGGCGCTCTTCTCATCAACAAGGGAAAATCCCATGGCATTCGTCGTTTAATGCGTGTTTTGGTCCATTCTAAATTCTTTATCAAAGTTGATATCAAGGACGAAAATGGACAAAACGAGGGTTATTGGCTAACACCATCCTCTAATCTCCTTCTTAAAGATTCACCCTTATGTGTTACCCCCTTTTTGCAACTTGTtcttgagccagatctgatgaAGCCATGGAATAGTATGAGTGAATGGTTGGCAGATGATCGTGTAACAGCATTTGAAACGACACATGATTTGACGTTCTGGGAGCAAGCGAAGAGTGTTACCAGCGTGAATGAGCTGTTTAATGAAGCCATGAAGTCTGATACACAGTTCTTGAGCCATGTGATGCTTAAAGATTGTGAGAAGTTGTTTGAGGGAGTCGAGTCTTTGGTCGATGTAGGAGGTGGAACGGGGACTATGGCTAAAGCTATTGCCGATGCATTCCCGGAGATGAAGTGCACAGTTCTTGATCTTCCGCATGTTGTTTCTGGCTTGGAGGGGGTCAGTAACTTGATCTATGTTGCGGGAGACATATTCGAGGCGATTCCTGCTGCTGATGTTGTTTTACTAAAG TCGATATTACACAATTGGAACGATGAAgcttgcataaaaatattaaagaaatgCAGAGAAGCAATCCCGGGAAAGGAAAATGGAGGTAAAGTAATAGTAATCGACATAGTTTTGGGATATAACGAAGAAGATGATACAATGAAAGAAGATCAACTCTTCCAGGACATGACGATGATGCTTTACTTGAATGGAAAAGAAAGAAGTGAGAAAGAATGGGAGAAAGTCTTTACTGATGCTGGATTCAGCAGCTACAAGATTACTCCTGCATTAGGTGTGAGATCTATTATTGAAGTTTATCCTTGA